A region from the Malus domestica chromosome 07, GDT2T_hap1 genome encodes:
- the LOC139197285 gene encoding uncharacterized protein produces MASKSNPKAENMKGFYRQRKNSSIGGTSKTKTSQSAAHPKATAASFGSDVISHGSPDLKVDYDEQEELLRQFDMNMAYGPCLGMTRLARLERACSLGMNPPKEVENLLKGGKVCSECLWDGRI; encoded by the exons ATggcgtcaaaatcaaatccaaaagcAGAGAATATGAAGGGTTTCTACAGGCAAAGGAAAAACAGTAGCATTGGTGGTACCTCTAAGACGAAAACATCCCAATCGGCCGCTCACCCAAAAGCTACTGCTGCATCTTTCGGCTCAGATGTAATTTCACACGGCTCTCCAGACCTCAAAG TCGATTATGACGAGCAAGAAGAGCTATTGAGGCAATTTGATATGAACATGGCATATGGACCGTGCCTTGGGATGACCAGACTTGCACGGTTGGAGCGGGCTTGCAGTCTAGGAATGAACCCTCCTAAAGAAGTGGAGAATCTTTTGAAGGGTGGCAAAGTTTGCTCTGAGTGCTTGTGGGATGGTCGCATTTAG